In the genome of Streptomyces sp. SAI-127, the window CGCGCGCGGCCCGCAGCAGACCGATCGCCTGGTCGTCGGTGGAGCAGAAGATCGCCGGGGGGCGATCGGGCCCGGAGAGCACCCCGAGCGCCACCTGATACGCGTCGTAGCGGTTGTACGGCGCCTCGAAGAGCCGTCCCTCGGTGGGGAGCCCGGCCTCCTCCATGGCCCGTCGCCAGCCCTCGACGTGATCGGAGACCGGGTCGCCCACGGAGGGAGTGTCGGCGGTACCGCCCATACAGGCGACGTAGGGGTATCCGTGCCCCAGCAGATGCTCGACGGCGATCTTCGCGCCGGAGAGGTCGTCGAGGACGACGGCGACGTCGTCGATCGCCTCCGGCCGCTCGTGCAGCAGCACGACCCGGGCGTCCCACGCATCGATCTCGGCGGCGGCGTTGTCGTTCAGCGCGTGGGAGACCAGGATCAGCCCGGACACGCGCATCCCGAGGAACGCCCGCAGGTAGTGGACCTCGCGCTCGCCGATGTAGTCGGAGTTCCCGACGAGCACCATCTTGCCGCGCTCGGACGCGGCCTGTTCGACGGCGTGCGCCATCTCCGCGAAGAACGGCTGGCGCGCGTCCGGCACGATCAGGCCTATGAGATCCGTACGCCGGGACGCCATCGCCTGGGCGACCCGGTCGGGCCG includes:
- a CDS encoding LacI family DNA-binding transcriptional regulator, with product MAKVTRDDVARLAGTSTAVVSYVINNGPRPVAPATRERVLAAIKELGYRPDRVAQAMASRRTDLIGLIVPDARQPFFAEMAHAVEQAASERGKMVLVGNSDYIGEREVHYLRAFLGMRVSGLILVSHALNDNAAAEIDAWDARVVLLHERPEAIDDVAVVLDDLSGAKIAVEHLLGHGYPYVACMGGTADTPSVGDPVSDHVEGWRRAMEEAGLPTEGRLFEAPYNRYDAYQVALGVLSGPDRPPAIFCSTDDQAIGLLRAARELRIDVPGELGVIGFDDIKEAALADPPMTTMASDRSAMARAAVDLVLDDGLRVAGSRRERLKVFPSRLVVRRSCGCE